From one Spiroplasma endosymbiont of Lasioglossum villosulum genomic stretch:
- the dnaN gene encoding DNA polymerase III subunit beta has product MKIEIKSSILFKIIKKIIKITISNNTYEELSCFLLEVEKEKIILTASNGNLSLKYELNNNEKYLKILNIGSVLINTKIIYDIFSKLEDEWILFELKINNLIISNFKNDNNDFIFKLSTMTIEKFPKINFNKNIKNKVSFNKNLLQNINEQIAFATNTNNNKPALSGINFKFNDQKLFVTATDGYCLAKKWFSFEEKLEFNNKEFNIPVHLLNEIDKITSDLNSNINFYFENDYNLIIEIENFLFQTRMIEGTYPNTDDIIKNIIEKEKNIIEINNVREFLKIIELSIILAKKDTSPMIQFWINVEKNDFKINCLSNNDSIGEVIEQFKKFHIVKSKSLKEEIKVVFNSKLIINALKSFNKCKKVNLKISWPKNYTIIDSEEETGLLQLVLPIGEK; this is encoded by the coding sequence ATGAAAATTGAAATCAAAAGTTCTATATTATTCAAAATAATAAAAAAAATAATAAAAATAACAATTTCTAATAATACTTATGAAGAATTATCTTGTTTTTTATTAGAAGTTGAAAAAGAAAAAATAATTTTAACTGCATCTAATGGTAATTTATCATTAAAATATGAACTAAATAATAATGAAAAATATTTAAAAATATTAAACATCGGTTCAGTATTAATTAATACTAAAATTATCTATGATATTTTTAGTAAACTAGAAGATGAATGAATTTTATTTGAACTTAAAATTAATAATTTAATCATTAGTAATTTTAAAAATGATAATAATGATTTTATCTTTAAATTAAGTACAATGACAATTGAAAAATTTCCAAAAATCAACTTTAACAAAAATATTAAAAATAAAGTATCTTTTAATAAAAATTTGTTACAAAATATAAATGAACAAATTGCTTTTGCAACAAATACAAACAATAATAAACCAGCATTAAGTGGAATTAATTTTAAATTTAATGATCAAAAGTTATTTGTTACAGCAACTGATGGATATTGTTTAGCAAAAAAGTGATTTTCTTTTGAAGAAAAATTAGAATTTAATAATAAAGAGTTTAATATTCCAGTTCATTTATTAAATGAAATTGATAAAATTACTAGTGATTTAAATTCAAATATAAATTTTTATTTTGAAAATGATTATAATTTAATTATTGAAATTGAAAATTTTTTATTTCAAACACGAATGATTGAGGGTACTTATCCAAATACGGATGATATTATTAAAAACATTATAGAAAAAGAAAAAAATATTATTGAAATTAATAACGTTAGAGAATTTTTAAAAATTATTGAATTATCAATAATTTTAGCAAAAAAAGATACTTCACCTATGATTCAATTTTGAATCAATGTAGAAAAAAATGATTTTAAAATTAATTGTTTATCTAATAATGATAGTATAGGTGAAGTAATTGAACAATTTAAAAAATTTCATATTGTAAAATCTAAAAGTTTAAAAGAAGAAATAAAAGTAGTTTTTAATTCAAAATTAATTATTAATGCTTTAAAATCTTTTAATAAATGTAAAAAAGTAAATTTGAAAATTTCTTGACCAAAAAATTATACAATTATTGATAGTGAAGAAGAAACTGGGTTATTACAACTAGTTTTACCAATTGGAGAAAAATAA
- a CDS encoding SGNH/GDSL hydrolase family protein, producing the protein MKKKLQLLSMFTILIFTNLNIIVCKNKQDTISEFYVLGDSLSDTGAGTFAQNQYLENSNSKCKYFQLDKPYYNNCWSSNKVASQLIAEKLNINFKPGWLFNINGKTFQSLGNNYAYGGEVADSSDNNLDIIKTFDLSHQTQMLLLQHSLQKKDVIWIEMGANDIANLMNKTDPIIINSKINNVINEEKKQ; encoded by the coding sequence ATGAAGAAGAAATTACAATTGTTAAGTATGTTTACTATTTTAATTTTTACTAATTTAAATATAATTGTTTGTAAAAATAAGCAAGATACTATTAGTGAATTTTATGTTTTAGGGGATAGTTTGTCAGATACTGGTGCAGGAACATTTGCACAAAATCAATATTTAGAAAATAGTAATAGTAAATGTAAATATTTTCAATTAGATAAACCTTATTATAATAATTGTTGAAGTAGTAATAAAGTAGCTTCACAATTAATTGCTGAAAAATTAAATATTAATTTTAAACCTGGGTGATTATTTAACATCAATGGTAAAACATTTCAAAGTTTGGGTAATAATTATGCTTATGGAGGAGAAGTTGCTGATAGCAGTGATAATAATTTAGATATTATTAAAACTTTTGATTTGTCTCATCAAACACAAATGTTGTTATTACAACATTCTTTACAAAAAAAAGATGTTATTTGAATAGAAATGGGAGCTAATGATATTGCTAATTTAATGAATAAAACAGATCCTATTATTATAAACAGTAAAATTAATAATGTAATAAATGAAGAAAAAAAGCAATAA